The stretch of DNA GCGGATCGTGTCTTCTATCGGATGGGCGCGCCGACTCTGCGGTGAATCCGCACGTTCCGGGCTTGTGCGCCCGCCGAAACGTGCGTTCATGCCCGCAATATCGGATCGGGCGGGGTGGGGTAGGATGTTTCCCGCATCTCGATTCGTCGGGGTGACTTCGCGTGCCCATCAGCGAGTCCCTACTCGCCGGCGTCGCGTCCAACGGTCCTCGCACATGTCGAGGCGGATGCGTGTCGGGCACCAGGATCCGTGCGCCGACCGGCGACACGGGAGACAACCGCAACAGTTCGGCGTCCGCGCGTCTCGCGCGCCGCCGACAGAGAAGGAGAGATGGCCATGGCCGTCGTCACCATCCGCCAGCTGCTCGACAGCGGCGTCCACTTCGGGCACCAGACCCGCCGTTGGAACCCGAAAGTCAAGCGCTTCATCCTGACCGAGCGCAGCGGCATCCACATCATCGACCTGCAGCAGTCGCTCGCCTACATCGACAAGGCGTACGACTTCGTCAAGGAGACCGTCGCCCACGGCGGCACCATCCTCTTCGTTGGAACGAAGAAGCAGGCTCAGGAGACCGTCGCCGAGCAGGCGACCCGCGTCGGCCAGCCCTACGTGAACCAGCGTTGGCTCGGTGGCCTCCTCACCAACTTCCAGACCGTGCACAAGCGCCTCAACCGTCTCAAGGAGCTCGACCTCGTCGACTTCGACGACACGACCAAGGGCTACACGAAGAAGGAACTGCTGATCCAGCGTCGCGAGCGCGACAAGCTCGAGAAGACCCTCGGCGGTATCCGCAACCTCTCGAAGACGCCGTCGGCGATCTGGGTCATCGACAGCAAGCGCGAGCACCTCGCGGTCGACGAGGCCAAGAAGCTCGGCATCCCGGTGATCGGCATCCTCGACACCAACGCCGACCCCGACGAGCTCGCCTACCCGATCCCGGGCAACGACGACGCCATCCGTTCGGTGGCGCTGCTCACCCGCATCATCGCGGACGCGGCGGCCGAGGGTCTGATCCAGCGCCACCAGAAGCCCGCCGACGGTGAAGAGGCCGAGCCGCTCGCCGAGTGGGAGCAGGAGCTGCTGCAGTCGTCCGAGACCCCGTCGAGCGAGGCCGAGAAGGTCGAGTCCGTCGACCAGGCCGGCGACGCCGCCGAGACCGAGGCCGCCGCCGCCGAGGCGCCGGTCGAGGAGAACGACGCCGACGCGCAGGCCGACGCCGACCTCGCCGCCCAGGTCGACGAGTCCCTCGTCGTCGAGCACCGCCCCGAGACCGACGCCGAGATCGAGGCGAAGGAAGAGGCCGCCGCAACCCCGGCCGAGAAGAAGCCCGCCACCAAGCGCAAGCCGTCGGCGAAGCAGGCCGAAGCCGAGAAGGCCGAGACCGCTTCCGCCGAGTAAGGCGCCCAAGCAAGATCGAGCGTGGAGGCGGTGAGAACGGTTCGTGTTCTCGCCGCCTTCGCGTGATAAGTACTGACACACAGTCAACACGAGAAGGAGTTCAGGCATGGCTAACGTGAGCCTGCAAGACGTCAAGGCGCTCCGCGAGCGTCTCGGCACCGGAATGGTCGACACCAAGAACGCGCTCGTCGAAGCCGATGGCGACATCGAGAAGGCCGTCGAGATCCTGCGCCTCAAGGGTGCCAAGGGCAATGCGAAGCGCGCCGACCGCTCCACCAGCGAGGGCCTCGTCGCCGCCGTCGAGAGCGCGACCGCGGTCACCCTCATCGAGCTCGCCTGCGAGACCGACTTCGTCGCGAAGAACGAGCGTTTCGTCGAGCTCGGCAACAAGGTCCTCCAGGCCGTCGCCGACGCCGGTGCCGAGAACGTCGACGCCGCCCTCGCGGTGTCCTTCGACGGCAAGACCGTCGCCGACCTCATCAACGACGAGGCCGCGATCATCGGCGAGAAGGTCGAACTGCGCCAGGTCGCCCGCATCCCGGGTGAGAAGTTCGCCGTCTACCTGCACAAGACCAACCAGGACCTGCCGCCGCAGATCGGTGTCGTCGTCTCCTACACCGGTGACGACGCCGAGACCGCGCGCAGCATCGCGCAGCACATCTCCTTCGCCGCGCCGATCTACCTCTCGAAGGACGACGTCCCCGAGGCCGAGGTCGAGAACGAGCGTCGCATCGTCGAGGAGATCAGCCGCAACGAGGGCAAGCCCGAGGCCGCTCTGCCGAAGATCGTCGAGGGTCGTCTCGGTGCGTTCTTCAAGCAGGTCGCCCTGCTCGAGCAGGACTACGCGCGCGACAACAAGCTGTCGATCAGCAAGGTGCTCGCCGACGCCGGCCTGACCGTGACCGGTTTCGCCCGGTTCAAGGTCGGCGCCTGACGCGTCCCGCTCATCGATCGAAGGCCCCCACCGTCCGCGGTGGGGGCCTTCGTCGTTCCGATGCGGATAGGGACGCCCGGTCAGGTTGCGTCCCAGAGCCGCCGGTAGAAGTCGGTGCGCACCGGGTCGGGGTCGATGCCGTACGCATCGAGGAGCGGCTCCTCCCACCCCGGGCCGTAGTTCCACTGGGTGCTGAGGGTCGCGATCGCGATGTCGGCCCATCGGTCGGCGACCCCGAGCCTGCCGAGGTCGACGTGGGCGAGGAAGCGGCCGTCGTCGGCGATGAGCGTGTTCGGGGCGCACGCGTCGCCGTGGCAGACCACAAGACGGTCGATCGGGGGAGCGGTGCGGAACTCGGCTCCGGCGGAATGTTCGGCGATGCCGCCGTGCCGCAGTCGTTCGTCGACGGACCAGTCGAAGGGGCAGTCCTCGACGGGGAGCGCATCGTGCAGGCGTCGCAGTCCGGCGCCGATCGCGCGCACCGCGGTCAGCGGATCCGCCCGCCAGCGCAGCGACGACGCGTCCTCGCCGTCGAGGCCCGCGGTGGCGAGCCACCATCCGCTGCCGTCGTTGCCGTAGGCGAGCACCTCGGGCACGGGCGTGTAGGCGCGCGCCCACTCGAGGCGGGTCGCCTCGGCGGCGAGGTCGAGCCCGCTGTCGTGCTCGGCCCACTTCACGAAGACGACATCGCCGTCGCCGGCTCTGCCCACTCTGAATGCGAGGCCGCCGAGCTCGTTGCGCCACACCGGCTCGATGTCGCGTCCCTCGGCCACCCTGCGCACCGCCTCGGGGATGCGGACCACGCCGAGCGGTGGTCCTGACGGCCTCATGGGATCCATCTTGGGGCACGCCCCTGCCCATGGGGCCGTGCGGGGCCATGATGGAGGAGTCGCGCGTCCGGTCGGCGGATCGGCTTCGTCGCGCGGACGGCTAAGGTTGTCTGGGCCGAATCGGCGAGGCCGAACTCTTTGAGCCGAATCCACGAGGAGGAACCGGGCGGATGACGGATACAGGCAAGCGACGGGTGCTCCTCAAACTGTCGGGCGAGGCGTTCGGCAACGGCTCCCTCGGGGTCGACCCCGAAGTGATCATGGGACTCGCGCGGCAGATCGCCGAGGCAGCGAAGACCGTCGAGATCGCGATCGTCGTCGGCGGCGGCAACTTCTTCCGGGGAGCCCAGCTGCAGCAGGAGGGCATGGAGCGCGCTCGGGCCGACTACATGGGCATGCTCGGCACCGTCATGAACGCGCTCGCGCTGCAGGACTTCCTCGAGCAGGCGGGCGCCGAGACCCGCGTCCAGTCGGCCATCGCGATGACCCAGGTCGCCGAGCCGTACATCCCGCGCCGCGCGATCCGTCACCTCGAGAAGGGCCGAGTCGTCATCTTCGGTGCCGGCGCCGGTCTGCCGTACTTCTCCACCGACACCGTGTCGGCGCAGCGTGCACTCGAGATCCGCGCCGACGTCGTGCTCGTCGCCAAGAACGGAGTCGACGGTGTCTACTCCGCCGATCCGCGCATCGACCCCGACGCGGTGAAGCTCGACCGGGTCACCTACATCGACGCGCTGCAGAAGGGGCTCAAGGTCGTCGACTCGACCGCGTTCAGCCTCTGCATGGACAACGGCATGGACATGGTCGTGTTCGGCATCGACGGACCCGACAACGTCACGAAGGCGATCCTCGGCGAGCAGCTCGGGACCCTCGTCACCGCGTGATGCGCGACGCCGGAGACGGCGTGCACGGGGCGCCGAGGAGCGTCCGCCTAGAATGGTGTGGTTCTGCACCGAAGCGAAGGGGCCCGAAGTGATCGCTGATGTCCTGTCAGACACGACCGACCGCATGAAGAAGGCCGTCGAGGCGGCGAAGAACGACTTCTCGACCGTTCGCACCGGTCGCGCGAACCCCGTGCTGTTCCAGCGCATCATGGTCGACTACTACGGGTCGCCCACTCCGCTCGCGCAGCTCGCCTCGCTGAACAATCCCGAGGCGCGCACGATCATCATCACGCCGTACGACAAGACGGCGCTGAAGGAGATCGAGAAGGCCATCGCGACCACCCCGAACCTCGGCGCGAGCCCGCAGAACGACGGCACGATCATCCGCGTCACGATCCCGGAGCTCACCGAGGACCGCCGCCGCGAATTCGTCAAGATCGTCCGCGGCAAGGGCGAGGACGCCAAGGTGTCGATCCGCAACATCCGGCGCCGGGCGAAGGACGAGCTCGAAGCCCTGAAGGGCGAGGTCAGCGACGACGAGGTGGGACGTGGTGAGAAGGAGCTCGAATCCATCACCAAGACCCACGTCGACGCGATCGACGAGGCTCTGAAGCGCAAAGAAGCCGAACTGCTCGAGGTGTGACGAGTGAACGAGGAGGCTCGCCCTCCGCGTGAACGTCCCGCGGAGCGGTCGCGCAGGCAGCCGCCGCGCAACCGGTCGGAGTTCCAGGCCCAGCTCGACTCGGGCCTGTCCGAGTTCGAGGCGCAACTGCGTGACGCCCGCAAGCATTTCGATGACGCCCAAGAGCGCATCAACGCCCGCACGGGCCGCAACCTGCTCTTCGCGATCCTCTTCGGGCTGATCCTCGGG from Herbiconiux sp. L3-i23 encodes:
- a CDS encoding aminoglycoside 3'-phosphotransferase; the protein is MRPSGPPLGVVRIPEAVRRVAEGRDIEPVWRNELGGLAFRVGRAGDGDVVFVKWAEHDSGLDLAAEATRLEWARAYTPVPEVLAYGNDGSGWWLATAGLDGEDASSLRWRADPLTAVRAIGAGLRRLHDALPVEDCPFDWSVDERLRHGGIAEHSAGAEFRTAPPIDRLVVCHGDACAPNTLIADDGRFLAHVDLGRLGVADRWADIAIATLSTQWNYGPGWEEPLLDAYGIDPDPVRTDFYRRLWDAT
- the pyrH gene encoding UMP kinase; the encoded protein is MTDTGKRRVLLKLSGEAFGNGSLGVDPEVIMGLARQIAEAAKTVEIAIVVGGGNFFRGAQLQQEGMERARADYMGMLGTVMNALALQDFLEQAGAETRVQSAIAMTQVAEPYIPRRAIRHLEKGRVVIFGAGAGLPYFSTDTVSAQRALEIRADVVLVAKNGVDGVYSADPRIDPDAVKLDRVTYIDALQKGLKVVDSTAFSLCMDNGMDMVVFGIDGPDNVTKAILGEQLGTLVTA
- the frr gene encoding ribosome recycling factor — translated: MIADVLSDTTDRMKKAVEAAKNDFSTVRTGRANPVLFQRIMVDYYGSPTPLAQLASLNNPEARTIIITPYDKTALKEIEKAIATTPNLGASPQNDGTIIRVTIPELTEDRRREFVKIVRGKGEDAKVSIRNIRRRAKDELEALKGEVSDDEVGRGEKELESITKTHVDAIDEALKRKEAELLEV
- the tsf gene encoding translation elongation factor Ts; protein product: MANVSLQDVKALRERLGTGMVDTKNALVEADGDIEKAVEILRLKGAKGNAKRADRSTSEGLVAAVESATAVTLIELACETDFVAKNERFVELGNKVLQAVADAGAENVDAALAVSFDGKTVADLINDEAAIIGEKVELRQVARIPGEKFAVYLHKTNQDLPPQIGVVVSYTGDDAETARSIAQHISFAAPIYLSKDDVPEAEVENERRIVEEISRNEGKPEAALPKIVEGRLGAFFKQVALLEQDYARDNKLSISKVLADAGLTVTGFARFKVGA
- the rpsB gene encoding 30S ribosomal protein S2, which codes for MAVVTIRQLLDSGVHFGHQTRRWNPKVKRFILTERSGIHIIDLQQSLAYIDKAYDFVKETVAHGGTILFVGTKKQAQETVAEQATRVGQPYVNQRWLGGLLTNFQTVHKRLNRLKELDLVDFDDTTKGYTKKELLIQRRERDKLEKTLGGIRNLSKTPSAIWVIDSKREHLAVDEAKKLGIPVIGILDTNADPDELAYPIPGNDDAIRSVALLTRIIADAAAEGLIQRHQKPADGEEAEPLAEWEQELLQSSETPSSEAEKVESVDQAGDAAETEAAAAEAPVEENDADAQADADLAAQVDESLVVEHRPETDAEIEAKEEAAATPAEKKPATKRKPSAKQAEAEKAETASAE